From a single Serratia surfactantfaciens genomic region:
- a CDS encoding winged helix-turn-helix domain-containing protein, translated as MKYIIDLCVIYDASTCYLQLIDNHESSIRISNPASRLLIEMLTHPNVPLKREVLIQKVWEEYGFTGSSISLNVAVSEIRKAFKLLGRETPPIKTIAKVGFCFTALVEIHSLPLVEEIPSQTPLPTETFPSPRRNNALKRLRLSPTVIIIGLLSTLLMMAMFYPIEFPKQLQQELIALGKQDNCTLYSLDAEKHIDNEAEKRMAEKILQLSNVDCKKISADVYFSMRRHTLSYDTFLGVCYLGNEHQYTQCVTYKILNGK; from the coding sequence ATGAAATACATTATCGATCTCTGCGTGATCTATGACGCAAGCACCTGTTACCTCCAGCTTATTGATAACCATGAGTCATCAATACGAATATCCAACCCGGCATCACGACTGCTAATTGAAATGCTGACGCATCCAAACGTTCCATTAAAACGCGAGGTATTGATACAGAAGGTATGGGAAGAATACGGCTTTACCGGCTCGTCAATCAGCCTGAATGTCGCCGTGAGTGAAATAAGAAAAGCCTTCAAGCTGCTGGGAAGGGAGACGCCTCCCATAAAAACCATTGCCAAGGTCGGTTTTTGCTTTACCGCGTTGGTTGAAATACACTCCCTGCCTCTGGTAGAGGAAATACCCTCCCAGACGCCATTGCCGACCGAGACATTTCCTTCCCCACGCCGCAATAACGCGCTAAAAAGGCTGAGACTCTCGCCAACCGTCATTATTATCGGCCTGCTCTCCACACTATTGATGATGGCGATGTTCTATCCGATTGAATTTCCCAAGCAACTGCAGCAAGAATTAATTGCGTTGGGAAAACAAGACAACTGCACTCTGTATTCACTGGATGCCGAAAAACACATCGATAATGAAGCGGAAAAACGCATGGCGGAGAAGATATTGCAGCTCAGCAACGTAGATTGTAAGAAAATCAGCGCCGACGTGTATTTTTCGATGCGCAGACATACGCTGAGTTATGACACATTTCTCGGCGTTTGTTACCTGGGAAATGAACATCAATACACTCAGTGTGTGACCTACAAAATACTCAACGGTAAATAA
- a CDS encoding LuxR C-terminal-related transcriptional regulator, with amino-acid sequence MLSVGIVSENLFFREAVKRILTPRIYHQEHVITCYGDLPLVMGSRCHDILVIDDAVKSMLRFSVAVTLLPSIHGLKFFIATEEMRRLLCRSFWHDVVVFDKRDSVSNMSQSLALLLADILRCSASPQKIDDRPVRAAKHCLTESEAETLHLLSFGYTVTQVSKMLDKSVKTVSTQKCSALRKMGLENRVHNLLGISSGFIRER; translated from the coding sequence ATGCTCAGTGTCGGTATTGTATCTGAAAATCTGTTCTTCAGAGAGGCGGTCAAGAGAATATTGACGCCAAGGATTTATCATCAAGAACACGTTATTACCTGTTACGGCGATTTGCCATTGGTAATGGGAAGTCGTTGTCATGACATTCTGGTTATTGACGACGCGGTAAAAAGCATGTTGCGTTTCAGCGTGGCGGTAACCTTATTACCGTCCATTCACGGGCTTAAATTTTTTATTGCAACGGAAGAGATGCGCCGCCTGCTATGTCGATCCTTCTGGCACGATGTCGTGGTGTTCGACAAACGGGACAGTGTATCTAATATGAGCCAGTCTCTGGCATTATTACTGGCCGATATTCTCCGTTGCTCAGCATCGCCCCAAAAGATAGATGATAGACCGGTTCGCGCGGCGAAACATTGCCTGACGGAAAGCGAGGCGGAAACTCTCCATTTGCTTTCTTTTGGCTATACGGTGACTCAGGTTTCCAAAATGTTGGATAAAAGCGTAAAAACCGTCAGCACGCAGAAATGCAGTGCGTTACGCAAAATGGGCCTGGAAAACCGGGTGCATAATTTGTTGGGGATTTCTTCCGGTTTTATAAGAGAGAGGTAG
- a CDS encoding fimbrial protein has protein sequence MMKKMFSVAIMAAAVAAPTAFAEDNSAGGVINFTGAITDTTCTINGGKSADFTVALSPISVTDAGNAVGPITKNKKSFSLTFSGCSPAAGTAGTPLKIYFSSADNISTDGKYLLNNSVNENDASVAKNVGFSLAETGSSTPIQLNVPYVTDIMGDKTAPDSETLTLDAYYYKTNAEAAKVGALSSNVTYTISYL, from the coding sequence ATGATGAAGAAGATGTTTTCTGTTGCAATCATGGCGGCTGCGGTCGCTGCGCCTACGGCTTTCGCTGAAGATAATTCCGCCGGTGGCGTCATTAACTTTACCGGTGCCATTACCGACACCACCTGTACCATCAACGGCGGCAAAAGTGCGGATTTCACCGTAGCGCTGAGCCCGATCTCGGTGACCGATGCCGGTAACGCCGTTGGGCCAATCACCAAGAACAAAAAGTCCTTCTCGCTGACCTTCTCCGGCTGTTCGCCGGCGGCCGGCACGGCAGGCACCCCGCTGAAAATTTACTTCTCCTCCGCGGATAACATTTCCACTGACGGCAAATATTTGCTGAACAACTCGGTCAACGAGAACGACGCTTCCGTCGCGAAGAACGTGGGCTTCTCTCTGGCGGAAACCGGTTCTTCTACGCCGATCCAACTGAACGTGCCGTATGTCACCGACATCATGGGCGACAAAACGGCGCCGGATTCGGAAACCCTGACGCTGGATGCGTACTACTACAAAACCAACGCCGAAGCGGCAAAAGTGGGCGCTCTGAGCTCCAACGTGACTTACACCATTTCTTACCTGTAA
- a CDS encoding molecular chaperone, producing the protein MKKYLMMAALLLTAVGAQANVVVNGTRVIYPANNKDVIVQLLNNGADPSLVQAWIDDGDINSTPETANVPFLLSPPVVKVNGNSGQQLRIQKVGAALAADRESVFYLNVLDIPPTPENLQGTNTLQLAIKSRIKLFYRPPALTRGVESALEKLTLQANGKGFDVTNSSPYFITIANIGQGADKHLLVDSLMVAPFSTQFAASKRSVTKNARYDLMYIDDLGAYKSKAVTAH; encoded by the coding sequence ATGAAAAAATACTTGATGATGGCGGCGTTGCTGCTCACTGCCGTTGGCGCTCAGGCCAACGTGGTGGTTAACGGGACGCGGGTTATTTATCCGGCAAACAACAAGGACGTGATTGTCCAACTGCTGAACAATGGCGCCGACCCCTCATTGGTTCAGGCCTGGATCGACGACGGCGATATCAATTCCACCCCGGAAACCGCCAATGTGCCGTTTTTGCTGTCGCCGCCGGTGGTGAAGGTCAACGGCAATAGCGGCCAGCAGCTGCGAATTCAGAAAGTCGGCGCCGCGTTGGCGGCGGATCGCGAATCGGTGTTCTATCTCAACGTGCTGGATATCCCGCCGACGCCGGAAAACCTGCAGGGCACCAACACGCTGCAGCTGGCGATCAAGTCGCGCATCAAACTGTTCTACCGCCCGCCGGCGTTAACCCGCGGCGTAGAAAGCGCGTTGGAAAAACTGACGCTGCAAGCCAACGGCAAAGGGTTCGACGTCACCAACAGCAGCCCGTATTTCATTACGATAGCGAATATCGGCCAGGGCGCGGACAAACACTTGCTGGTTGACTCGCTCATGGTTGCGCCGTTTTCCACCCAGTTTGCCGCCAGCAAACGATCGGTCACTAAAAACGCCCGCTATGACCTGATGTATATCGACGATCTGGGGGCTTACAAGTCTAAAGCCGTCACCGCACACTAA
- a CDS encoding fimbria/pilus outer membrane usher protein encodes MKLNKKVLSLLTASSFLLPDTAWAVTFDTSLLAGESRDSDLSRFYLNNDMPAGRQEIDVYVNHDWKGRYALLFGAQRDDIQIDYRDAQRLGIDLSRLPAPQAPQETLPIATLVQGGRFDMDVGALSLRLTVPQARVNRSEAGYVDPAFWNRGISALTLAYNATYYHAETHGDGNRSNNDDLYTGLESGINLAGWQFRDSSSFRHGSGRGSHWQNNTRYLQRGFADIKSNLTVGDFYSPGDLFDSVRIRGVALASDISMRPNSQQGFSPIVRGVAQTNALVKVVQNGNVIYQENVPPGAFTLDSIQPTGSAGDLWVTVKEADGREQSFSVPFSAVPNMLKQGVGQYSVLAGKVNESNTDYDPGFVQGTLQYGFNNLVTGYAGSILSDDYQAWLLGSGWNLPIGAVSIDLTHADTRLKNRRESGQSFRIAYSKFLDVTATNFTLAAYRYSTRGYYSFTDAIYSNDGYRQLERQFDRWRDEEGVSELDMNTWDALRSARPKNTFTLNLNQRLNEGWGTLFFSGSQRDYWTANAKSREYQLGYSNNLGRVSYAVSASRVRNSQREEETRYYLSFSLPLSVFDNNAYLSTGLSATDSHYQQSTVSLSGNALESNRLSYSLSGSNRSGGDNMASVNAAYRARASTLGVSYSEGNDYRQSGLSARGSLVAIPWHLLASNEIGNTMTVVEAPQAAGLMVNGDESIVTNAQGLALVPYATPYRQNSITLSDTGHSSGAEISGNVANHVPYYGAVSYLKFETDQRRPFQQRAQRADGAPLPFGAEVLDEHDRSVGFVGQASVLYLRAEQPPTALTVQLRDGRCRIAKPTLTLDASPGVCR; translated from the coding sequence ATGAAGCTGAATAAAAAAGTCCTCTCGTTGCTGACCGCCTCTTCATTCTTGTTGCCGGACACGGCCTGGGCGGTGACGTTCGATACTTCGCTGCTGGCCGGCGAATCGCGCGATTCCGATCTTTCGCGTTTTTATCTCAACAATGACATGCCTGCCGGCCGGCAGGAGATCGATGTGTATGTCAACCATGACTGGAAAGGGCGCTACGCGCTGCTGTTTGGCGCCCAGCGCGACGATATTCAAATCGACTACCGGGATGCGCAGCGGCTGGGCATCGATCTGAGCCGGTTGCCGGCACCTCAGGCGCCCCAGGAGACGCTGCCAATCGCCACGCTGGTACAGGGCGGGCGGTTTGATATGGACGTCGGCGCGCTTAGCCTGCGGTTGACGGTGCCGCAGGCGCGGGTCAACCGGTCGGAGGCGGGGTATGTCGATCCCGCCTTTTGGAATCGCGGCATCTCAGCGCTGACGCTGGCCTACAACGCGACCTACTATCACGCAGAGACGCACGGCGACGGCAATCGCAGCAACAATGACGATCTCTATACCGGGCTGGAGTCAGGGATCAACCTGGCCGGTTGGCAATTTCGCGACAGCAGCAGCTTTCGCCACGGCAGCGGGCGCGGTAGTCACTGGCAGAACAACACGCGCTATCTGCAGCGCGGCTTCGCCGACATCAAATCCAACCTGACCGTCGGCGATTTTTATTCGCCGGGGGATCTGTTCGACTCGGTGCGCATTCGCGGGGTGGCGCTGGCGTCGGACATCAGCATGCGCCCCAACTCGCAGCAAGGTTTTTCACCGATCGTTCGGGGCGTGGCGCAAACCAACGCGTTGGTGAAAGTGGTGCAGAACGGCAACGTCATCTATCAGGAAAACGTGCCGCCGGGCGCCTTTACGCTCGACAGCATTCAACCTACCGGCTCGGCGGGCGATCTGTGGGTGACGGTCAAAGAAGCGGATGGGCGCGAGCAGTCGTTCAGCGTGCCGTTTTCCGCCGTGCCCAACATGTTGAAGCAGGGTGTCGGCCAATACAGCGTGCTGGCGGGCAAGGTTAACGAAAGCAATACCGATTACGATCCCGGCTTTGTGCAAGGCACCTTGCAGTATGGTTTCAATAACCTGGTGACCGGCTATGCCGGCAGCATTTTGAGCGACGATTATCAGGCCTGGCTGCTCGGCAGCGGCTGGAACCTGCCGATTGGGGCGGTGTCCATCGATCTGACGCATGCCGATACCCGTCTGAAAAATCGCCGCGAAAGCGGGCAGAGCTTTCGCATCGCCTACAGTAAATTTCTCGATGTCACCGCCACCAACTTCACGTTGGCGGCCTACCGTTACTCCACCCGCGGTTACTACAGCTTTACCGACGCCATTTACTCCAATGACGGCTATCGCCAACTGGAGCGGCAATTTGATCGCTGGCGCGACGAAGAGGGTGTATCGGAACTGGATATGAACACCTGGGATGCGCTGCGTTCCGCGCGGCCGAAAAATACCTTTACGCTTAACCTGAACCAGCGCCTGAACGAAGGCTGGGGCACGTTGTTCTTCTCCGGCTCTCAACGCGATTACTGGACGGCCAACGCCAAGAGCCGCGAATACCAGCTGGGCTACTCCAACAATCTGGGGCGCGTCAGCTACGCGGTTTCCGCCAGCCGGGTGCGCAACAGCCAGCGTGAAGAAGAGACGCGCTATTACCTGTCATTCAGCCTGCCGCTGTCGGTATTCGACAACAACGCCTATCTCAGCACCGGTCTGTCGGCGACGGACTCCCACTATCAGCAAAGCACGGTCAGCCTGAGCGGCAACGCGCTGGAATCCAACCGCCTGAGTTACTCGCTGAGCGGCAGCAACCGCAGCGGCGGCGACAATATGGCCAGCGTCAATGCGGCCTATCGCGCTCGCGCTTCGACGCTGGGCGTCTCCTACAGCGAAGGCAACGATTATCGTCAGAGCGGCCTCAGCGCACGCGGCAGCCTGGTGGCGATCCCCTGGCATTTGCTGGCGTCGAACGAAATCGGTAACACCATGACGGTGGTGGAGGCGCCGCAGGCTGCGGGGTTGATGGTCAACGGCGACGAAAGCATCGTCACCAACGCGCAAGGATTGGCGCTGGTGCCCTACGCCACGCCGTACCGGCAAAACTCGATCACGCTATCGGATACCGGCCACAGCAGCGGGGCGGAAATCAGCGGCAACGTCGCCAACCACGTGCCTTACTACGGCGCGGTCAGCTACCTGAAATTCGAAACCGATCAACGCCGGCCATTCCAGCAACGGGCGCAACGCGCCGATGGCGCGCCGCTGCCGTTCGGCGCCGAAGTGCTGGATGAACACGATCGGTCGGTAGGCTTTGTCGGCCAGGCCAGCGTGCTGTATCTGCGCGCCGAACAGCCGCCAACGGCGTTGACGGTGCAAC